One window of the Streptococcus parasanguinis ATCC 15912 genome contains the following:
- a CDS encoding metal-sulfur cluster assembly factor translates to MAYTTEQIEEIKNKILNALEEVIDPELGIDIVNLGLVYEIHFDGETGATIIDMTLTTMGCPLADLLTDQIHDVLAEVEEVTSVDVKLVWYPAWTVEKMSRYARIALGIS, encoded by the coding sequence ATGGCATATACAACTGAGCAAATTGAAGAAATTAAAAATAAAATCTTAAATGCTTTGGAAGAGGTAATCGATCCTGAGCTTGGGATTGACATTGTCAATTTAGGTCTTGTTTACGAGATCCATTTTGATGGTGAAACTGGAGCGACCATTATTGATATGACGCTAACGACCATGGGATGTCCATTAGCGGATCTTCTGACAGATCAGATTCATGATGTTTTAGCAGAAGTAGAAGAAGTGACATCTGTGGATGTGAAGTTGGTCTGGTATCCTGCTTGGACGGTTGAAAAAATGAGCCGCTATGCACGGATTGCACTTGGAATTAGTTAA
- a CDS encoding ABC transporter ATP-binding protein — protein sequence MNQYPLVYLDHVTKNYGHEVALMDVSLNIQPGRIIGLLGPNGSGKTTIIKLINGLLQPSLGNIYIHGQLPSPASKKVVSYLPDTTYLNENMKIIDAIRYFQDFYADFNVQRAYQLLNDLHLQPNQKLNSLSKGNKEKVQLILVMSREADLYVLDEPIGGVDPAARDYILRTIIQNRRLNSSVLISTHLIADIEQVLDEAIFINQGRILLHENTTVMRNQYGKSIDEIFRDQFRVY from the coding sequence ATGAATCAGTATCCTTTGGTCTACTTGGACCATGTGACAAAGAATTATGGGCATGAAGTTGCTCTGATGGATGTTAGCCTGAACATTCAACCTGGCCGTATTATTGGCCTCTTGGGTCCTAATGGTAGTGGGAAAACGACCATTATTAAATTGATTAATGGTTTGTTGCAACCAAGCCTTGGAAATATCTATATTCATGGGCAATTACCATCCCCAGCTTCTAAAAAAGTTGTTTCCTATTTGCCTGATACAACTTATCTGAATGAAAATATGAAAATTATCGATGCTATTCGCTATTTCCAAGATTTTTATGCAGATTTTAATGTCCAACGTGCTTACCAATTGCTCAACGATTTGCATTTGCAACCAAATCAAAAATTGAATAGCCTTTCAAAAGGGAACAAGGAAAAAGTACAATTGATTTTGGTGATGAGTCGTGAAGCTGACTTGTATGTCCTTGATGAACCAATCGGTGGGGTCGACCCAGCAGCGCGTGATTATATTTTGCGGACCATAATTCAAAACAGACGTCTAAACTCTTCTGTCTTGATTTCCACTCACTTGATTGCTGATATTGAGCAAGTTTTGGATGAAGCGATTTTCATCAACCAAGGAAGAATCCTCTTGCATGAAAATACGACTGTTATGCGCAATCAATACGGAAAATCAATCGATGAGATCTTCCGAGATCAATTCCGTGTTTATTAG